In Nitrososphaerales archaeon, one DNA window encodes the following:
- a CDS encoding FxLYD domain-containing protein translates to MLKLFIIGFTAIALALILPSIVVAEPSAKIIQHTGYIDVSGIYHVVGVVKNTGNQPLGFVTISVQFYDENGNVIAADRVFTRIHVLLPDQMSPFDATALGSDIVENIHRYEISAVAQVAKEKPQALRLQSSMSYIDDLGLYHVIGKVANDGNRHSTYTDVVATFYDEEGRIVTTGRDLTEPLNIPSGGEGAFKITVHRDLAGRIAKYSIDAESNEFLTIKIYPS, encoded by the coding sequence GTGTTAAAATTATTCATTATAGGTTTCACTGCTATTGCTCTAGCTCTGATTCTTCCTAGTATAGTCGTTGCAGAACCTAGTGCAAAAATAATTCAACATACAGGCTACATAGATGTTTCAGGCATTTATCATGTTGTGGGTGTAGTAAAAAACACTGGCAATCAGCCACTTGGTTTTGTTACAATATCTGTTCAGTTTTACGATGAAAATGGTAATGTCATAGCTGCCGATAGGGTTTTTACTCGCATACATGTTTTGTTGCCAGACCAAATGTCACCGTTTGATGCGACCGCGCTTGGAAGTGACATAGTAGAAAATATCCACAGATACGAGATTAGTGCAGTTGCACAAGTAGCAAAGGAAAAACCCCAAGCGCTACGGTTACAATCCAGTATGTCGTATATAGACGATTTGGGACTCTATCACGTAATAGGCAAAGTCGCCAATGATGGTAACAGACATTCAACATACACAGATGTGGTTGCTACGTTCTACGATGAAGAAGGACGCATAGTTACCACAGGAAGAGATTTGACCGAACCTCTAAACATCCCATCTGGTGGGGAAGGAGCATTCAAGATAACTGTGCATAGAGATCTGGCTGGTAGGATAGCAAAATATTCTATAGATGCGGAAAGTAATGAATTCCTTACGATAAAAATTTATCCCTCATAG